One Gloeobacter morelensis MG652769 DNA window includes the following coding sequences:
- a CDS encoding ribonuclease HII encodes MPRSRFPLIRRNNIKRPSQIFLPSLERERALWTAGIRRLAGVDEVGRGALAGCVVAAAVVLPPDMPLAALAGVADSKLLERPRREALYERILALASAVGIGSASVREIDRLNILRATALAMGRALHQVAPVEHVLVDGLPVAELGIAQTAIVGGDRTSLSIAAASIVAKVTRDRWMARLDRRFAGFGWATNAGYGTASHREALARLGVTPLHRRSFASVRLVVQKNLFDEPPPGGHFVE; translated from the coding sequence ATGCCCCGGAGCCGGTTCCCGCTAATCCGGAGGAATAACATCAAGCGGCCGTCTCAGATTTTTCTCCCTTCGCTGGAGCGCGAGCGCGCCCTGTGGACAGCGGGCATCCGCCGTCTGGCGGGGGTGGACGAGGTCGGCCGCGGTGCCCTGGCTGGTTGTGTGGTGGCGGCGGCGGTGGTGTTGCCGCCGGATATGCCCCTTGCGGCCCTCGCCGGGGTCGCAGATTCGAAGTTGCTCGAGCGCCCCCGCCGCGAAGCGCTTTATGAGCGCATCCTGGCCCTGGCATCGGCGGTGGGCATCGGCAGCGCCTCCGTGCGCGAGATCGACCGGCTCAATATTTTGCGGGCGACCGCCCTTGCCATGGGCCGCGCCCTGCACCAGGTGGCCCCAGTCGAGCATGTCCTGGTGGACGGGTTGCCGGTGGCTGAACTGGGAATCGCCCAGACCGCCATCGTCGGTGGGGACCGCACCAGCCTCAGTATTGCCGCCGCTTCGATCGTGGCCAAGGTGACCCGCGATCGGTGGATGGCGCGGCTGGATCGGCGCTTTGCGGGCTTCGGTTGGGCCACAAATGCCGGTTATGGCACCGCCTCCCACCGCGAAGCGCTTGCTCGATTGGGAGTCACTCCGCTGCACCGGCGCAGCTTTGCCTCGGTGCGCCTGGTGGTGCAAAAGAATTTGTTTGATGAACCGCCGCCGGGCGGGCATTTCGTTGAATAG
- a CDS encoding Rne/Rng family ribonuclease, with the protein MPKQIIIAEQYRLAAVFAEDQIQELIVASGNHQVGDIYLGIVENVLPSIDAAFVNIGNPERNGFIHVTDLGQIRLRRSSASISELVTPQQKVLVQVMKEPTGNKGPRLTGNVSLPGRFLVLMPFGRGVNLSRRIRDDDERNRLRALAVLIKPPGMGLLVRTEAAGMDEQGILEDLESLLKQWEKIQKQTAETRAPALLNRDEDFIQRVLRDAYSAQVNRIVVDSHVGVKRVKQHLLNWNGGRMPQGVYVEHHREPSSILDYFRVNAAIREALRPRVDLPSGGYIIIEPTEALTVIDVNSGSFTRSATSRETVLWTNCEAATEIARQLRLRNIAGIIIIDFIDMDARRDQLQVLEHFSKALKADKSRPQIAQLTELGLVEITRKRQGQSIYEIFGKPCPTCDGLGIITHLPGTRHEHGGGETVPTFAPSAEELEGFEGEEFAGAGTTGEYEEEESSDLDLTAHPVFRNDRRRLPMERRPAAPPPGGNGAPGTTGGGRNRRRRGRGGNGRGGAEEGLGLGRPAIETGEPGSGPPPPSPTVRVPEAEPAEAAASMSGYGGYEDRRDEGAQPTQPPVEAPEMPIDHIPAAEQEVLAYMGLPAELLSGPAITSGNTSILSVRPPSPDKPEDEGSEEGEGDPRRRRRRRTTRSKASEAQNAPEPVPANPEE; encoded by the coding sequence ATGCCCAAGCAAATTATCATCGCGGAACAATACCGTCTGGCGGCGGTATTTGCAGAAGATCAAATTCAAGAACTCATCGTCGCCTCCGGCAACCACCAGGTCGGAGACATTTACCTGGGCATTGTCGAGAACGTACTGCCCAGCATTGATGCCGCTTTCGTCAACATCGGCAATCCCGAGCGCAACGGCTTTATCCACGTCACCGACCTCGGTCAAATCCGGCTGCGCCGCTCCTCCGCTTCGATTAGCGAACTGGTCACCCCCCAGCAAAAAGTGCTCGTCCAGGTGATGAAGGAGCCCACCGGCAACAAAGGTCCGCGCCTGACCGGCAACGTCAGCCTGCCGGGACGCTTTTTGGTGTTGATGCCCTTCGGCCGGGGCGTCAACCTCTCGCGGCGCATCCGCGACGACGATGAGCGCAACCGCCTGCGTGCCCTGGCGGTGCTCATCAAACCCCCGGGCATGGGCCTGCTGGTGCGCACCGAGGCGGCCGGCATGGACGAGCAGGGCATCCTCGAAGATCTCGAAAGCCTACTCAAGCAGTGGGAGAAAATCCAGAAGCAGACCGCCGAAACCCGCGCTCCAGCTTTGCTCAACCGCGACGAAGACTTTATTCAGCGCGTCTTGCGCGACGCCTACAGTGCCCAGGTCAACCGCATCGTGGTGGACTCCCACGTCGGAGTCAAGCGCGTCAAGCAGCACCTGCTCAACTGGAACGGCGGCCGCATGCCCCAGGGCGTCTACGTCGAGCACCACCGCGAGCCCAGTTCGATTCTCGATTATTTTCGGGTCAATGCGGCGATTCGCGAGGCGCTGCGGCCCCGCGTCGATTTGCCCTCCGGCGGCTACATCATCATCGAGCCCACCGAGGCGCTCACGGTGATCGACGTCAACTCCGGTTCTTTCACCCGCTCGGCGACTTCGCGCGAGACGGTGCTGTGGACCAACTGCGAGGCGGCCACCGAAATCGCCCGCCAACTGCGGTTGCGCAACATCGCGGGCATCATCATCATCGACTTTATCGACATGGACGCGCGCCGCGACCAGTTGCAGGTGCTGGAGCACTTCTCCAAGGCGCTCAAAGCCGACAAGTCGCGCCCGCAGATAGCCCAGCTCACCGAACTGGGCCTTGTCGAGATCACCCGCAAGCGGCAGGGCCAGAGCATCTACGAGATCTTCGGCAAGCCCTGCCCCACCTGCGACGGTCTTGGCATCATCACCCACCTGCCCGGTACCCGCCACGAGCACGGCGGCGGCGAAACCGTGCCTACTTTTGCCCCGTCCGCTGAGGAACTGGAAGGCTTCGAAGGCGAAGAATTTGCTGGGGCGGGCACCACCGGCGAGTACGAAGAGGAAGAATCGTCGGATCTCGACCTCACGGCCCATCCGGTTTTTCGCAACGACCGGCGCCGCCTGCCGATGGAGCGCCGCCCGGCCGCGCCACCGCCGGGCGGCAACGGTGCCCCGGGCACAACCGGCGGTGGGCGCAACCGCCGCCGCCGCGGCCGGGGCGGCAATGGCCGCGGCGGGGCGGAGGAGGGCCTGGGCCTGGGACGCCCTGCGATTGAGACGGGCGAACCGGGTTCCGGCCCTCCTCCGCCCTCGCCTACCGTCCGGGTCCCCGAGGCCGAACCGGCGGAGGCAGCGGCTTCGATGTCCGGCTACGGCGGCTACGAAGATCGTCGTGACGAAGGTGCCCAGCCGACGCAGCCCCCGGTCGAAGCGCCCGAGATGCCCATCGACCACATCCCTGCTGCCGAGCAGGAAGTGCTCGCCTACATGGGGCTGCCCGCCGAGCTGTTGAGCGGTCCGGCAATCACCTCGGGCAACACCTCGATTCTCTCGGTCCGGCCGCCCAGCCCCGACAAACCCGAAGACGAGGGGAGCGAGGAGGGTGAGGGCGATCCGCGCCGCCGCCGCCGCCGCCGCACCACCCGCAGTAAAGCCTCCGAGGCGCAGAATGCCCCGGAGCCGGTTCCCGCTAATCCGGAGGAATAA